A part of Rattus norvegicus strain BN/NHsdMcwi chromosome 4, GRCr8, whole genome shotgun sequence genomic DNA contains:
- the Fam136a gene encoding protein FAM136A gives MAEVQQLRVQEAVDAMVKSVERENIRKMQGLMFRCSANCCEDNQASMQQVHQCIERCHAPLAQAQALVTSELERFQDRLARCTMHCNDKAKDSMDAGSKELQVKRQLDSCVAKCVDDHMHLIPTMTKKIKESLSSIGK, from the exons ATGGCGGAGGTGCAGCAACTTCGAGTGCAGGAGGCTGTGGACGCTATGGTGAAAAgtgtggagagagagaatatccggAAGATGCAG GGCCTCATGTTCCGGTGCAGTGCCAACTGCTGTGAAGACAACCAGGCGTCTATGCAGCAGGTGCACCAATGCATAGAGCGCTGCCATGCACCTCTGGCTCAAGCCCAGGCCCTGGTCACCAGCGAGCTGGAAAGGTTCCAG GACCGCCTGGCCCGGTGCACCATGCATTGCAACGACAAAGCCAAAGACTCAATGGATGCAGGAAGTAAGGAGCTTCAGGTGAAGCGACAGCTAGACAGCTGTGTGGCCAAGTGTGTGGATGACCACATGCACCTCATCCCAACAATGACCAAGAAGATCAAGGAGTCTCTGTCATCCATCGGGAAATAA
- the Snrpg gene encoding small nuclear ribonucleoprotein G, producing the protein MSKAHPPELKKFMDKKLSLKLNGGRHVQGILRGFDPFMNLVIDECVEMATSGQQNNIGMVVIRGNSIIMLEALERV; encoded by the exons ATGAGCAAAGCCCACCCTCCCGAACTGAAAAA GTTTATGGACAAGAAGTTATCAT TGAAGTTAAATGGCGGCAGGCATGTACAAGGAATACTGCGGGGCTTTGACCCCTTTATGAACCTCGTGATTGATGAGTGTGTGGAGATGGCGACCAGTGGGCAACAGAACAACATCGGGATGGTG GTCATCCGAGGAAACAGCATCATCATGTTAGAAGCCTTGGAAAGAGTCTAA
- the Snrpg gene encoding small nuclear ribonucleoprotein G isoform X2, whose amino-acid sequence MKLNGGRHVQGILRGFDPFMNLVIDECVEMATSGQQNNIGMVVIRGNSIIMLEALERV is encoded by the exons A TGAAGTTAAATGGCGGCAGGCATGTACAAGGAATACTGCGGGGCTTTGACCCCTTTATGAACCTCGTGATTGATGAGTGTGTGGAGATGGCGACCAGTGGGCAACAGAACAACATCGGGATGGTG GTCATCCGAGGAAACAGCATCATCATGTTAGAAGCCTTGGAAAGAGTCTAA
- the Snrpg gene encoding small nuclear ribonucleoprotein G isoform X1 codes for MDKKLSLKLNGGRHVQGILRGFDPFMNLVIDECVEMATSGQQNNIGMVVIRGNSIIMLEALERV; via the exons ATGGACAAGAAGTTATCAT TGAAGTTAAATGGCGGCAGGCATGTACAAGGAATACTGCGGGGCTTTGACCCCTTTATGAACCTCGTGATTGATGAGTGTGTGGAGATGGCGACCAGTGGGCAACAGAACAACATCGGGATGGTG GTCATCCGAGGAAACAGCATCATCATGTTAGAAGCCTTGGAAAGAGTCTAA